Genomic window (Kazachstania africana CBS 2517 chromosome 10, complete genome):
ATTTTCTCGCTCTCTAATAATATTACCTATAAaccatcaatttttttgcttcATTTTGCACATTACTTGAACAAGCACacacacatatatatatatatgggAAGTAATTGGTACTGAAGTCTACTAATACTCcttttaatatattttccGAGCTCCGTTTTTTTacattaatttttcatttggcAAGGAAGTCTTCAAACTAATGACAGCATCTGTTACTTTAGGTCAAGCAATATGGGTCTCCGTAAAACCCATTATAAAGATCTTCTTAATCATAGGGACGGGTTATGGCCTTTCTAAAATGAACGTACTAACTGCAGAAGCAACGAGGACCATCAGTGATGTCATTCTTATCGTTCTTTTACCATGTTTGGCTTTCAATAAGATCGTGGATAATATTGAGGATTCAGATATAAAGGATGTGGGTATCATTTGTCTAAGTTCAGCATTAATCTTTGTAACAGGCGGTTTTTTTGCATATCTAGTAAGACGGTTCATGCCTGTACCTAAAAAATGGTATGGTGGGATTATTGCAGGTGGGATATTCCCAAATATCAGTGATTTACCTATTGCCTATTTACAGTCAATGGACACCGGTCTTATTTTCACAGAAGATGAAGGTGACAAGGGTGTAGCAAATGTTATTATCTTTTTAGCCATGTTTTTATTGTGCGTTTTCAATTTAGGTGGATTCAGGCTGATTGAACATGATTTTAACTATAATGATGCAGAAAATGCTACTCGACCTAGTGAGGAAGAAATACCAATAGAAAATAGTAATGATTCAAGTTCCAATTCACTTGATCTTGAAAAACGCTTTACTGATCCATTAGCATCGTTACCTCCACCACAGCCTGCAAAAGTCTCAAATCAAAGCATAACATCACGAAGTAATACGCTAAGTCCCAGTAATTCATTCATATCTTCAGCCAACGCCCCATCGGTAAGATCTGACGAAGATTATGAGAGACAAATGGGCGTGTCATCTGCAATTACTTCTGTCCATCCTCAACCAATAGCATATACTAGTGGCTACGATATCGCtaagaaaaatacaaataatagTTCATTGTCACGTATTTCCACATACCATTCGATAGATTTGCGTGGCGGGCAAGCACAAGGTCTACATGATATAATCAAAGAGTATTCAAATGTGGATCAATTTGGTAACTCCAGAAGGAATTCCATAGTCTCAGATGATGGATCTGAGGT
Coding sequences:
- the ECM3 gene encoding putative ATPase ECM3 (similar to Saccharomyces cerevisiae YNL095C and ECM3 (YOR092W); ancestral locus Anc_2.192); this encodes MTASVTLGQAIWVSVKPIIKIFLIIGTGYGLSKMNVLTAEATRTISDVILIVLLPCLAFNKIVDNIEDSDIKDVGIICLSSALIFVTGGFFAYLVRRFMPVPKKWYGGIIAGGIFPNISDLPIAYLQSMDTGLIFTEDEGDKGVANVIIFLAMFLLCVFNLGGFRLIEHDFNYNDAENATRPSEEEIPIENSNDSSSNSLDLEKRFTDPLASLPPPQPAKVSNQSITSRSNTLSPSNSFISSANAPSVRSDEDYERQMGVSSAITSVHPQPIAYTSGYDIAKKNTNNSSLSRISTYHSIDLRGGQAQGLHDIIKEYSNVDQFGNSRRNSIVSDDGSEVNVEKKSTRLTKMLTSDATVSKQDIKESGKSFLPENIQKFPLTSLLIFFLKNCLRPASIAVILSLTIAFIPWVKALFVVTSDGPNIKEAPDNEPALSFIMDFTSYVGAASVPFGLMLLGATLGKLKIGKLYPGFWKSAVVLVVLRQCVMPIFGVLWCDRLVKAGWCNWEDDRMLLFVIAINWGLPTMTTLIYFTASYTPEDCLEPVQMECVSFFLVLQYPLLVVSLPFLVTYFLKVQMNV